A region from the Geobacillus vulcani PSS1 genome encodes:
- a CDS encoding esterase/lipase family protein, translating to MKCYRVLFLLLGLWFVFGLSVTAGRAEAAASRANDAPIVLLHGFTGWGRDEMVGFKYWGGVRDDIEQWLNDNGYRTYTLAVGPLSSNWDRACEAYAQLVGGTVDYGAAHAAKHGHARFGRAYPGLLPELKRGGLIHIIAHSQGGQTARLLVSLLENGSQEEREYAKAHNVSLSPLFEGGHRFVLSVTTIATPHDGTTLVNMVDFTDRFFDLQKAVLKTAAVASNVPYTDSVYDFKLDQWGLRRQPGESFDHYVERLKRSPVWTSTDTARYDLSIPGAEALNRWVQASPNTYYLSFSTERTEQGAWTGNHYPELGMNAFSAVVCAPFLGSYRNPALGIDDRWLENDGIVNTVSMNGPKRGSSDRIVPYDGTIRKGVWNDMGTYNVDHLEVVGIDPNPLFPIRSFYLRLAEQLAGLRP from the coding sequence ATGAAATGCTATCGGGTTCTGTTTCTGTTGCTCGGATTATGGTTTGTGTTCGGCCTATCGGTCACGGCAGGGCGGGCCGAAGCGGCAGCTTCACGCGCCAATGATGCCCCCATCGTGCTTCTCCATGGTTTTACCGGCTGGGGAAGGGACGAAATGGTTGGATTCAAGTACTGGGGCGGCGTGCGCGACGATATCGAACAATGGTTGAACGACAACGGTTATCGAACTTATACGCTGGCGGTTGGACCGCTCTCAAGCAATTGGGACCGAGCGTGTGAAGCGTATGCTCAGCTTGTCGGTGGAACGGTCGATTACGGGGCAGCCCATGCGGCAAAGCACGGTCATGCGCGGTTTGGCCGCGCGTATCCCGGCCTGTTGCCAGAATTGAAACGGGGCGGCCTCATTCATATCATCGCCCATAGCCAAGGAGGACAGACGGCCCGCTTGCTTGTCTCACTCCTAGAGAATGGCAGCCAAGAAGAGCGGGAGTACGCCAAGGCGCACAATGTGTCGTTGTCACCGTTGTTCGAAGGCGGCCATCGTTTCGTGTTAAGTGTGACGACGATCGCCACTCCTCATGACGGAACGACGCTTGTCAATATGGTCGATTTCACCGACCGCTTCTTTGATTTGCAAAAAGCGGTGCTGAAAACGGCGGCTGTCGCCAGCAATGTGCCTTACACAGACAGCGTGTACGACTTCAAACTCGACCAATGGGGACTGCGCCGCCAGCCGGGTGAATCGTTCGACCATTATGTTGAACGGCTCAAGCGCTCTCCGGTTTGGACGTCCACAGATACCGCCCGCTACGATTTATCCATTCCCGGCGCTGAAGCGTTGAATCGGTGGGTGCAAGCGAGTCCCAACACGTATTATTTGAGTTTTTCCACCGAGCGAACGGAGCAAGGCGCATGGACTGGAAACCATTATCCGGAGCTCGGCATGAACGCATTTAGTGCGGTCGTTTGCGCTCCGTTTCTCGGTTCGTACCGCAATCCAGCGCTCGGCATTGACGATCGCTGGCTTGAAAACGACGGCATCGTCAATACGGTTTCGATGAACGGTCCAAAACGTGGGTCGAGCGATCGAATCGTGCCGTATGATGGGACAATACGAAAAGGGGTTTGGAATGACATGGGAACGTACAATGTCGATCATTTGGAAGTCGTTGGCATTGACCCGAATCCGTTGTTTCCGATTCGTTCCTTTTATTTGCGCCTTGCCGAGCAGTTGGCAGGCTTGCGGCCGTGA
- the shc gene encoding squalene--hopene cyclase produces the protein MVADERSVLIDALKQSQAADGSWRFPFETGISTDAYMIILLRTLEINDEPLIQALVERIESRQEANGAWKLFADEGDGNVTATTEAYYALLYSGYRKKTDPHMQKAKMRILEMGGLENVHLFTKVMLALTGQHPWPRRFPLPLAFFLLPPSFPLNMYDLSVYGRANMIPLLVAAERRYSRKTAKSPDLSDLAASRGGWRLPENRALWSYIKRALTGFPDELHDAAKQRAVRYMFGHIEPDGTLYSYFSSTFLFIFALLALGYPKDDLHIARAVRGLRSLRTEIDGHTHMQYTTASVWNTALASYALQEAGVPSTDRTIEKANRYLLSRQHIRYGDWAVHNPHSLPGGWGFSDVNTMNPDVDDTTAALRAIRRAAAKETAFRHAWDRANRWLFSMQNNDGGFAAFEKNVGKRFWRYLLIEGAEFLLMDPSTADLTGRTLEYFGTFAGLTKDHPAVARAVDWLLDHQEADGSWYGRWGICYVYGTWAAVTGLSAVGVSADHPAMQKAVHWLLSIQNADGGWGESCKSDGAKTYVPLGASTPVHTAWALDALIAAAERPTPEMKAGVRALVRMLHHPDWTASYPVGQGMAGAFYIHYHSYRYIFPLLALAHYEQKFCLIAN, from the coding sequence ATGGTGGCTGATGAACGAAGTGTGCTCATTGATGCGCTCAAACAGTCCCAAGCAGCTGATGGATCGTGGCGGTTTCCGTTTGAAACCGGCATTTCCACCGATGCCTATATGATCATTTTACTGCGGACGCTCGAAATAAATGATGAACCGTTGATCCAAGCGCTCGTCGAGCGAATCGAAAGCCGTCAGGAGGCAAACGGGGCGTGGAAGCTGTTTGCCGATGAAGGAGACGGCAACGTGACGGCAACAACCGAGGCGTATTATGCCTTGCTTTACTCCGGCTACCGAAAAAAAACCGATCCGCACATGCAAAAGGCAAAAATGCGCATTTTGGAAATGGGCGGTTTAGAGAACGTCCATCTATTTACAAAAGTGATGCTGGCTTTGACCGGACAGCACCCATGGCCTAGACGGTTTCCGCTGCCGCTTGCCTTTTTCCTTCTCCCCCCGTCGTTTCCGCTTAATATGTATGACCTTTCCGTGTATGGAAGGGCGAACATGATTCCGCTTCTGGTCGCCGCGGAGCGCCGGTACAGTAGGAAAACGGCGAAAAGCCCAGACTTGTCTGATTTGGCAGCTTCCCGCGGAGGTTGGCGGCTGCCGGAAAACCGGGCGCTATGGTCATACATCAAGCGAGCGTTGACCGGTTTTCCAGACGAGCTGCACGATGCCGCCAAACAACGCGCCGTCCGTTATATGTTCGGTCATATCGAGCCGGATGGAACGTTGTACAGCTATTTCAGCTCGACGTTTTTGTTCATTTTTGCGTTGCTCGCGCTTGGTTATCCAAAAGACGACCTGCATATTGCCCGGGCTGTTCGCGGTTTGCGCTCACTGCGAACCGAAATCGATGGGCATACGCATATGCAATATACCACCGCTTCCGTCTGGAATACGGCGTTGGCGAGCTATGCGCTGCAGGAAGCGGGCGTGCCGTCGACTGACCGGACGATTGAGAAAGCGAACCGCTATTTGTTGTCGCGCCAGCACATTCGCTACGGCGACTGGGCGGTGCACAATCCGCACAGCCTACCGGGCGGCTGGGGATTTTCCGATGTGAATACGATGAATCCGGACGTCGACGATACGACCGCCGCGCTGCGCGCCATCCGTCGGGCGGCGGCCAAAGAGACGGCGTTTCGCCATGCGTGGGACCGGGCGAATCGATGGCTGTTTTCGATGCAAAACAATGACGGCGGGTTTGCGGCGTTTGAAAAGAACGTAGGCAAACGGTTTTGGCGGTATTTGCTGATCGAAGGGGCGGAATTTTTGTTGATGGACCCGTCAACAGCGGATTTGACCGGACGGACGCTTGAATATTTCGGAACGTTCGCTGGATTAACAAAAGACCACCCCGCCGTCGCCCGCGCCGTCGACTGGCTGCTTGACCATCAGGAAGCTGACGGCTCGTGGTATGGGCGCTGGGGGATTTGCTATGTATACGGCACATGGGCGGCGGTGACGGGGCTTTCGGCTGTCGGCGTCTCGGCCGATCATCCGGCGATGCAAAAAGCTGTTCATTGGCTTTTAAGCATCCAAAATGCTGATGGCGGCTGGGGTGAGTCGTGCAAAAGTGACGGAGCAAAAACGTATGTGCCGCTTGGCGCCAGCACGCCCGTCCATACCGCTTGGGCGCTCGATGCACTGATCGCTGCCGCCGAGCGGCCGACCCCGGAAATGAAAGCCGGTGTTCGCGCCCTAGTCCGTATGCTTCATCACCCGGATTGGACCGCCTCGTACCCGGTCGGACAAGGGATGGCCGGCGCCTTTTACATCCATTATCATAGCTACCGCTATATTTTTCCGCTGTTGGCGCTCGCCCATTACGAGCAAAAGTTCTGTCTGATTGCCAATTAG